The Rhodothermales bacterium genome includes a window with the following:
- a CDS encoding polymer-forming cytoskeletal protein, with amino-acid sequence MSQTDSQRAPDDDVTVLSRHTEIRGGTFSVAHDLTVRGTLEGEVRVGGRVVVAAGASVAGTLNAREAIIAGSVDGELTVSNTLTLRSTAVLNGSARAARLVVEEGSSGDVRLRVGNEDFFDLLESRRREARIELENARSHAGMAVPEPAADEPAAGDGARENSQGWSNDVAVLATDERRSGGSSSDQMMESERMEEILPKPSNDPGHVSRAVERSDRTRN; translated from the coding sequence ATGTCTCAAACAGATTCGCAGAGAGCCCCCGACGATGACGTGACCGTGCTGAGTCGTCACACGGAGATCCGGGGCGGCACGTTCTCGGTAGCTCATGACTTGACGGTTCGGGGAACGCTCGAGGGGGAGGTGCGGGTCGGTGGCAGAGTCGTGGTTGCTGCCGGCGCGTCCGTGGCAGGCACCTTGAATGCACGTGAGGCCATTATCGCAGGCAGCGTCGACGGCGAACTGACCGTCTCAAACACGCTTACGCTGCGGTCCACAGCCGTTCTGAATGGATCCGCACGGGCGGCGAGGCTGGTGGTGGAGGAGGGCTCTTCCGGTGATGTACGTCTCCGCGTCGGGAACGAGGATTTCTTCGACCTTCTGGAAAGTCGCCGGCGCGAGGCCAGGATAGAATTGGAAAATGCGCGGTCGCATGCGGGCATGGCTGTGCCTGAACCCGCTGCGGATGAGCCGGCGGCCGGAGACGGTGCGCGCGAAAACTCGCAGGGGTGGTCTAATGACGTGGCGGTACTCGCCACCGATGAGCGCCGGTCCGGTGGATCATCCAGCGACCAGATGATGGAATCAGAAAGAATGGAGGAAATTCTTCCGAAGCCCTCCAACGATCCCGGTCACGTCTCGCGGGCCGTAGAAAGGTCGGACCGAACCAGAAACTAG